One genomic window of Diachasmimorpha longicaudata isolate KC_UGA_2023 unplaced genomic scaffold, iyDiaLong2 ctg00000055.1, whole genome shotgun sequence includes the following:
- the LOC135171606 gene encoding uncharacterized protein LOC135171606 gives MTISVKMINYHFFGEFSQDQHMTKYKCSQSLVKVMTNIGIQEKETSQGLTKLVDATRQHLAALKFLDKNLTDETMVIILERKIHEITNDEWNNHIKKGTFPSLDEMLEFLSDRAMRLLNRKNETIPRTNNNYFHGNYKKVQPQKRPYGQAFAITSGRKCSLCGEDVHPFFRCEKFRALTPTQRLKIITDGKMCINCLRDNHQVDNCHSRTNCWDCKERHNTLLHKAIHPPVSYNNPSTVGKCDNSNPASIPNQQIVISAKLYVIDKHHQPIACRTLLDTCSSANFITEKLATQLGLPKRRCIIPVGTLNDTATYTKHSISAQIQSISDPEFFKPAPIDMILGSGPTLSLFCIGQYNLSSKDNQDLYLQKTRLGWVLGGDIIENKSTFQPSCHSLNLDRTITQFWEIEELPKHKFLSREEHAAENHFVHNCTRDSSGRLIVALPFNAKREMLGESRNRALQRFYSLERKLDRDPQLKIQYSSVIQEYLDLKHMSETSDVDKPGFYLPHHAVIKESSLTTKVRVVFDGSAKSSSGISLNESLLIGPTIQDSLFTLILRFRQYNYVLTGDIEKMYRQFLIREEDRNYQRILWRNSNGEIITYQLNTVTFGLSCAPFLAIRALQQLATEETKDFPTAARILKNDLYVDDLLTGFDNIDEAISARQEITALLTRGGLNLRQWASNDFRLLQGLPAEHINKKLQLDSDKTLKTLGISWNSENDCITYKARSIIPENSITKRKIFSEIASIFDPLGLLGPIILKAKCVMQKLWEAKVHWDESIPSHLHTDWNEFCKQLPAIDNLHFTRHAISTNFTTIQIHGFADASNTGYGACIYLRSTNPANQVQITLLCSKSRVSPMKYFSTARLELCAAHLLSKLYKTVQEALTVPISETILWSDSIITLHWIKGETHKLKTFVANRVNDIQDNTKHCQWRYVSTNDNPADPLSRGQYPIEFIQNTLWHHGPSWLTNQESQWPKNHVEFSDKDPEAKIMCLKLTINNPIEYNNFTSFNTLIRSLAFCFRFKPSNKALRVNKVLLTLPELEFAHHWIIKEIQGRAFLDDLPSLKDADESKDAVRDPLQSPRFQSKKLRHLTPVIDKEGIIRMKGRLNNAPISFDQKHPIILPKNERVTDLIIEQYHRNNLHSGIQTTLYALRQKYWVLDGRNQVRKIIRKCVTCSRANPLIPKYTMGDLPENRVTGFTRPFINVGVDYCGPFYIKEKKFRNRVKVKAYVAVFICMATKAVHLELVSDMTTAGFLGALRRFVGRRGKPISIHSDNGTNFVGANNELKEIIDHLQSAENNRKIHNSLINQGIDWKFTPPLSPHFGGIWEAAVKCFKHHLVRVIGSEVFTFEEMNTLIIDIEAILNSRPLTPMSSDPTDILVLTPGHFLIGDALTNVPEKDFTYIPNNRLSNWEHIQKVRRDFWVRWYKEYLNELNIRRKWNSGNQDIQLGSIVILKEDNLPPMQWRLGRIVELHPGKDNIVRVASIKTGTGILQRNLTKIAPLPVSLNNVGEK, from the exons ATGACGATATCAGTAAAGAtgataaattatcatttcttCGGGGAGTTCTCACAGGACCAGCATATGACAAAATACAAATGCTCCCAATCACTGGTGAAAGTTATGACGAACATTGGAA TCCAAGAGAAAGAAACCTCACAAGGACTAACCAAACTCGTAGATGCAACCCGTCAACACCTAGCAGCTCTCAAATTCTTAGATAAGAATCTAACAGATGAAACTATGGTAATTATACTCGAacggaaaattcatgaaattacaAATGATGAGTGGAACAATCATATTAAGAAGGGAACTTTCCCAAGTCTAGATGAAATGttagaatttttatctgacAGAGCTATGAGATTACTGAAtaggaaaaatgaaacaattcCACGCACcaacaacaattattttcacgGCAACTACAAGAAGGTTCAACCTCAAAAAAGACCTTATGGGCAAGCCTTCGCGATCACTTCTGGAAGGAAATGCTCATTGTGTGGAGAAGACGTGCATCCATTTTTtagatgtgaaaaattcagagctCTAACACCAACTCAACGTTTGAAGATCATCACCGATGGAAAAATGTGTATTAATTGTCTGCGAGACAATCATCAAGTTGACAATTGCCATTCACGAACCAATTGCTGGGACTGCAAGGAACGCCACAATACACTACTTCACAAGGCAATACATCCACCTGTTTCTTACAACAATCCATCCACTGTAGGAAAATGTGACAACTCGAATC CTGCTAGCATCCCAAATCAACAAATAGTGATTAGTGCAAAATTATATGTGATCGATAAACACCATCAACCAATAGCATGTCGAACATTGCTGGATACCTGTTCTTCAGCCAATTTTATCACAGAGAAATTGGCAACTCAATTGGGACTTCCGAAGAGACGATGCATTATTCCCGTCGGAACACTCAATGACACAGCCACGTACACGAAACACAGCATCTCTGCCCAAATTCAATCTATCAGCG atccagaatttttcaaaccAGCCCCAATCGACATGATATTGGGTTCAGGTCCGACACTATCATTATTTTGCATTGGACAATACAACTTATCTTCTAAGGATAACCAAGATTTATATCTTCAAAAAACACGTCTGGGATGGGTACTTGGCGGAGATATAATAGAAAACAAATCCACATTTCAACCATCATGTCATTCTCTTAATTTGGATCGTACAATCACTCaattttgggaaattgaaGAGCTCCCCAAgcataaatttttatctcgaGAAGAACATGCAGCAGAAAATCATTTCGTCCATAATTGCACGAGAGATTCATCCGGACGATTAATTGTTGCATTACCTTTCAATGCCAAACGAGAAATGTTGGGAGAATCCAGAAATAGAGCATTACAACGATTTTATTCCCTAGAGAGAAAATTAGATCGAGATcctcaattgaaaattcaatattcatcagttatacaggaaTATTTGGATTTAAAACACATGTCTGAAACTTCTGATGTTGATAAGCCAGGTTTTTATTTGCCACATCACGCCGTTATTAAAGAAAGCAGTTTAACAACCAAGGTTAGGGTAGTGTTTGATGGTTCAGCCAAATCATCATCAGGCATTTCTCTCAACGAATCATTGTTGATTGGACCCACAATTCAAGATAGCTTATTCACATTAATATTACGATTCAGACAATATAATTACGTTTTAACTGgggatattgaaaaaatgtatcgGCAGTTTTTGATACGAGAGGAAGATCGTAATTATCAGAGAATATTATGGCGTAATAGTAATGGTGAAATAATAACTTATCAATTGAACACTGTCACATTCGGTTTATCATGTGCACCATTTTTAGCTATTAGAGCGTTACAACAGTTAGCAACTGAAGAAACCAAGGACTTTCCCACGGCAGCACGAATtcttaaaaatgatttatatgtTGACGATTTGTTGACTGGATTTGACAATATTGATGAAGCTATAAGTGCACGACAAGAAATTACTGCATTGCTCACACGAGGGGGTTTAAATTTGCGTCAATGGGCCTCCAACGACTTCAGATTGTTACAAGGTCTCCCAGCTGAAcacatcaataaaaaattgcaactaGATAGTGATAAGACATTAAAAACTCTTGGGATATCATGGAATTCAGAGAATGACTGTATCACCTATAAGGCAAGATCTATCATACCAGAAAATTCAATCACCAAACGAAAGATTTTCTCCGAAATTGCATCAATTTTTGATCCCCTTGGACTTTTGGGTCCAATTATTCTTAAAGCAAAATGTGTGATGCAGAAATTATGGGAGGCAAAGGTGCATTGGGATGAATCGATACCAAGTCACCTTCACACTGATTGGAATGAATTTTGTAAACAATTGCCGGCCATTGACAATTTGCATTTCACCCGTCATGCAATATCAACCAATTTCACAACCATTCAAATCCACGGTTTCGCTGATGCCAGTAATACTGGCTACGGAGCCTGTATTTATCTTAGATCAACCAATCCAGCCAACCAAGTTCAAATCACTTTACTCTGCTCCAAGTCTAGAGTTTCacccatgaaatatttttccactgcCAGACTCGAGTTATGTGCAGCCCATCTCCTTTCCAAATTATACAAAACTGTTCAAGAAGCCCTCACTGTACCTATATCCGAAACTATCCTTTGGAGTGATTCGATAATTACATTACATTGGATCAAAGGCGAGACACACAAATTAAAAACGTTCGTAGCCAATCGAGTGAATGATATCCAAGATAACACAAAACATTGTCAATGGCGGTATGTTTCAACCAACGACAATCCTGCAGATCCGTTATCAAGGGGTCAATATCCTATTGAATTTATCCAGAATACCCTATGGCACCACGGCCCAAGCTGGTTAACCAATCAAGAAAGCCAATGGCCAAAAAACCATGTCGAATTTTCTGACAAAGACCCTGAAGCCAAAATCATGTGCTTGAAGCTCACAATAAATAATCCAATCGAATACAATAATTTCACATCCTTTAACACTTTGATTCGCTCGCTAGCCTTCTGTTTCAGATTTAAACCCAGCAACAAGGCTTTACGTGTCAATAAAGTATTGTTAACTCTACCCGAACTCGAGTTTGCCCATCACTGGATTATCAAGGAAATACAAGGAAGAGCCTTCCTAGATGATCTTCCTTCACTGAAAGATGCAGATGAATCTAAGGATGCAGTCAGGGACCCATTACAATCTCCAAGGTTTCAATCGAAGAAGTTGCGCCATCTTACTCCAGTCATCGATAAAGAAGGAATAATTCGAATGAAAGGCAGATTAAACAACGCACCAATCTCCTTCGATCAAAAACACCCGATTATTCTTCCCAAGAACGAACGAGTAACAGATCTTATCATCGAACAGTATCATCGAAACAATCTACATTCAGGGATTCAAACTACGTTGTATGCTTTACgacagaagtactgggtgttGGATGGTCGCAATCAAGTGAGGAAAATAATTCGCAAGTGTGTGACGTGTTCCCGTGCAAATCCATTGATTCCTAAATACACTATGGGAGATTTGCCAGAGAATAGGGTTACAGGATTCACTCGACCATTCATCAACGTTGGAGTTGATTATTGCGGCCCTTTCTACATAAAAGAGAAGAAATTCCGCAATCGAGTCAAGGTGAAGGCGTATGTAGCAGTGTTCATCTGCATGGCTACCAAGGCAGTACATCTCGAACTTGTCAGCGATATGACCACAGCAGGATTCCTTGGGGCTTTGAGACGTTTTGTTGGTCGAAGAGGAAAACCAATTAGCATCCATTCCGATAATGGCACAAATTTTGTCGGAGCTAATAATGAACTGAAGGAAATAATTGATCATCTTCAGTCTGCTGAGAACAATAGGAAGATCCACAattctttaattaatcaaGGTATTGACTGGAAATTCACTCCTCCATTGTCTCCTCATTTTGGGGGAATCTGGGAAGCAGCAGTGAAATGTTTTAAACACCATCTCGTTCGAGTCATTGGATCTGAAGTATTTACATTTGAAGAAATGAACACGCTCATCATTGATATAGAAGCTATACTCAATTCTAGACCCCTCACACCCATGTCTTCTGATCCAACCGACATCTTGGTCCTCACACCTGGTCACTTCTTGATTGGAGACGCACTAACGAATGTACCTGAGAAAGATTTCACCTACATTCCTAATAATCGTCTGTCCAACTGGGAACATATCCAGAAGGTTCGTCGAGATTTTTGGGTTCGGTGGTACAAGGAGTATCTAAATGAATTAAACATCAGACGAAAatggaattctgggaatcaAGATATTCAATTGGGATCTATCGTTATCTTGAAGGAGGATAACCTACCCCCGATGCAGTGGAGGCTGGGCCGCATAGTGGAGCTTCATCCAGGAAAGGACAATATTGTCAGAGTTGCCTCTATCAAAACCGGTACTGGAATTTTGCAGAGGAATTTAACGAAAATTGCTCCACTCCCGGTCTCGTTAAACAATGTCGGTGAGAAATGA